One genomic segment of SAR202 cluster bacterium includes these proteins:
- a CDS encoding PaaI family thioesterase, producing the protein MLPLNDDTDYGLCFACGPRNETGMRLRFEVEGDRILTRYTARPEHQGFPGYLHGGVISALLDEVMSRVSLLEGKWTMTAKMEVRFRKPVLIGQEVTAVGKLAEKGRGLVKTEGSAVLPDGTIAAQATATFVFVAEETLARMSAGYPGLASTWMKQE; encoded by the coding sequence ATGCTGCCCCTTAACGACGACACCGACTACGGCCTCTGCTTCGCCTGTGGCCCACGCAACGAGACCGGGATGCGCCTGCGGTTCGAGGTGGAGGGAGACCGCATTCTCACGCGCTACACCGCCCGCCCCGAGCACCAGGGCTTCCCTGGATACCTACACGGCGGCGTCATAAGCGCGCTGCTGGACGAGGTCATGAGCCGCGTCTCGCTTCTTGAGGGGAAATGGACGATGACGGCAAAGATGGAGGTGCGGTTCCGCAAGCCGGTGCTGATTGGGCAGGAGGTGACGGCGGTGGGCAAGCTGGCGGAGAAGGGCCGCGGCCTGGTCAAAACGGAGGGCAGCGCGGTACTGCCTGACGGCACTATTGCGGCGCAGGCCACCGCGACATTCGTCTTCGTTGCGGAAGAAACGCTCGCCAGGATGAGCGCCGGCTACCCCGGCCTCGCCTCAACGTGGATGAAGCAGGAGTAG